A region from the Triticum aestivum cultivar Chinese Spring chromosome 3D, IWGSC CS RefSeq v2.1, whole genome shotgun sequence genome encodes:
- the LOC123079942 gene encoding uncharacterized protein, with amino-acid sequence MASGSGEHFLRQLSSSNGLQAAQDGYGGGGGGRRRGSRRWSKKRAGGRGYGGGGKGEAAASASAGRKRVMVVVDDSSGAKHAMMWALTHVANRGDFLTLLHVLPHYGAGAEEAPSLANSLGTLCKACRPEVEVEALVIQGPKLGTILSQVKKLEASVLVLSQTKPSTFCWLNCLARSSGEELVEQCINQAECLTLAVRKQSKGVGGYLVSTRWQKNFWLLA; translated from the exons ATGGCGAGCGGCTCCGGGGAGCACTTCCTGAGGCAGCTGAGCTCCAGCAACGGGCTGCAGGCCGCGCAGGACgggtacggcggcggcggcggagggaggaggaggggctcCAGGCGGTGGTCCAAGAAGCGGGCCGGCGGGAGAGGGTACGGCGGCGGCGggaagggggaggcggcggcgtcggcgtcggccgggaggaaGCGGGTGATGGTGGTGGTCGACGACAGCTCCGGGGCCAAGCACGCCATGATGTGGGCGCTCACCCACGTCGCCAACCGGGGGGACTTCCTCACCCTGCTCCACGTCCTGCCGCACTACGGCGCCGGAGCGGAGGAGGCGCCCTCCCTCGCCAACTCCCTCGGCACCCTCTGCAAGGCCTGCAGGCCTGAG gtggaggtggaggcgctgGTGATCCAAGGCCCCAAGCTGGGCACCATCCTCAGCCAggtgaagaagctggaggcctccGTGCTGGTGCTCAGCCAGACCAAGCCATCTACGTTCTGCTGGCTAAACTG CTTGGCGCGGAGCAGCGGGGAGGAGCTGGTGGAGCAGTGCATCAACCAGGCCGAGTGCCTGACGCTGGCGGTGAGGAAGCAGAGCAAGGGCGTCGGCGGCTACCTCGTCAGCACCCGGTGGCAGAAGAACTTCTGGCTCCTCGCTTGA